GGGTGTTTGAATTCCTTACCAAGGAGATTGGCCTCGATCCGCGCCGTATCTATGTCTCGGTATTTGAGGGCCAGGGCTCCGTTTTAAAGGATACCGAAGCTATAGAGATCTGGAAGGAGCTCTATCAGACGGTCGGTATCGATGCCAAGGAGGGCGAGCGCATATTCGCCTACCCTGCCAGCAAGAACTGGTGGTCGCGCTCCGGTGAGCCTGAAAATATGCCGGCAGGAGAGCCCGGGGGGCCTGATAGCGAGCTCTTCTTTGAGTATCCCAACGTTAGCCACAATTCTGCTTTTGGCGAGAGCTGCCACGTAAATTGCGACTGTGGGCGCTTCGTTGAGATCGGTAACTCGGTCTTTATGCAGTACAAGAAAGAGGCCGATGGCTCGCTTAGCGAGCTCTCTCAAAGGAACGTTGATTTCGGTGGAGGGCTTGAGCGACTGGTTGCTGCGACACTTAATGAGCCCGATGTTTTTAAGAT
The DNA window shown above is from Pseudomonadota bacterium and carries:
- a CDS encoding alanine--tRNA ligase-related protein, which translates into the protein MKTSELRSKYLAFFKEQGHSVIPSVSLIPDNDPSTLFTSSGMQPLVPYFLGQAHPEGKRLVNSQKSFRAQDMEEIGDNRHTTFFEMLGNWSLGDYFKREQLRWVFEFLTKEIGLDPRRIYVSVFEGQGSVLKDTEAIEIWKELYQTVGIDAKEGERIFAYPASKNWWSRSGEPENMPAGEPGGPDSELFFEYPNVSHNSAFGESCHVNCDCGRFVEIGNSVFMQYKKEADGSLSELSQRNVDFGGGLERLVAATLNEPDVFK